The following proteins are co-located in the Apium graveolens cultivar Ventura chromosome 5, ASM990537v1, whole genome shotgun sequence genome:
- the LOC141660430 gene encoding vacuolar sorting protein 18-like, translating into MEAGRQVFTVDLLERYAAKGHGVITCMAAGNDVIVLGTSKGWVIRHDFGVGHSSDCLKSYCTINLYDLSAGVGRPGEQSIHSVFVDPGGCHCIATVVGNGGADTFYMHAKWTKPRILNKMKGLVVNAVAWNRQQITEASTREVILGTDNGQLHEIAVDEKDKREKYIKFLFELAELPEAFKDLQMETASTSSGTRYYVMAVTPTRLYSFTGIGLLET; encoded by the exons ATGGAGGCTGGAAGACAAGTGTTCACTGTAGATCTTCTCGAGAGATATGCAGCCAAAGGACATGGAGTTATCACTTGTATGGCAGCTGGAAATGATGTCATTGTTTTAGGAACTAGTAAAGGTTGGGTTATTAGACACGATTTCGGAGTTGGACATTCTTCTG ATTGTCTTAAGAGTTACTGTACTATAAACCT ATATGATCTATCTGCGGGTGTGGGTCGACCTGGTGAACAATCCATTCACAGCGTTTTTGTTGATCCTGGGGGGTGCCATTGTATTGCCACTGTGGTGGGCAATGGCGGTGCTGATACATTCTACATGCATGCAAAATGGACTAAACCACGAATCTTAAACAAAATGAAAGGTCTTGTGGTGAATGCTGTTGCCTGGAATAGGCAACAAATAACAGAAG CTTCGACAAGGGAGGTGATTCTCGGGACCGACAATGGTCAATTACATGAAATTGCTGTTGATGAGAAAGATAAAAGGGAAAAGTATATAAAGTTCCTTTTTGAACTTGCCGAATTACCAGAAGCTTTCAAAGACCTACAG ATGGAAACCGCTAGCACAAGCAGTGGAACCAGATACTATGTGATGGCTGTTACCCCTACACGGCTCTATTCCTTTACAGGGATAGGATTACTAGAG ACCTGA